A single Gambusia affinis linkage group LG22, SWU_Gaff_1.0, whole genome shotgun sequence DNA region contains:
- the cmtr1 gene encoding cap-specific mRNA (nucleoside-2'-O-)-methyltransferase 1 — MKRRADTTYSPLPRTKRRVDESSSDDESLSRQDSSQNDSLSDQEDHRPSFSMPSISASSFDAQDNDDSAQTSSKFSMYNSVSQKLMAKMGFREGEGLGKFSQGRKEIVEASTQRGRRGLGLTLQGFQGELNVDWRDEPEPSATEKVDWFPECTTEIPDADELKDWLILGPRKLKIEDETEFCTEDLLHTLLRCKTVFDDLEGEEMRRARTRSNPYETIRGGIFLNRAAMKMANIDHCFDYMFTNPKDSQGKSLVKDREGELLYFGDVCAGPGGFSEYILWRKRWHAKGFGMTLRGPCDFKLEDFYAAPSELFEPYYGEGGVDGDGDITLPENVTAFRNFVMENTDRRGLHFLMADGGFSVEGQENIQEILTKQLLLCQFLTALSTLRTGGHFVCKTFDLFTPFSVGLVYLLYLCFDRISLFKPVTSRPANSERYIVCRGLKPGSDAVREYMFKINLKLNQLRNRETDVTEVVPLNIIKDDTDFFQFMVNSNESLCVVQIKALAKIHAYVLDPSLSEPRQADIRKECLKLWGVPDKARVAPSSSDPKNKFYELTKNSDVDAFQSKVTPLDSKTLSKLRQIFDYRCIVGGGEQIFLLALGKSQIYTWDGKMPLRWKKMENFKLELPRETLLSVEIVQELKGEGKAQRRISAVHVMDALILNGTDVRDQHFNQRIQMAEKFVKAVAKPSRPDMNPIRVKEVYRLEEMEKIFVRLEMKMTKSSGGVPRLSYTGRDDRHFLPTGLYIIKTVNEPWTMAYSKNSNKKFFYNKLTKESTYDMPPKAAAPFRVCHSERLFWAWVEGVIVHDSQTRTDPEKLSKDEFLTFIHQRHQY, encoded by the exons ATGAAAAGAAGAGCAGATACAACATATTCACCTCTGCCGAGGACGAAGAGGCGGGTCGATGAAAGCAGCTCAGATGACGAGTCATTATCTAGACAAG ACTCGAGCCAAAATGACTCCCTCAGTGACCAGGAGGATCACAGGCCGAGCTTCTCTATGCCGTCTATATCAGCATCCTCCTTTGATGCCCAAGACAATGACGACTCCGCTCAGACCTCCTCAAAGTTCTCCATGTACAACAGCGTGTCGCAGAAGCTCATG GCAAAAATGGGCTTTAGAGAAGGAGAAGGTCTGGGTAAGTTCAGCCAGGGGCGCAAAGAGATCGTAGAGGCTTCTACCCAGCGTGGAAGGAGGGGTCTGGGGCTCACGCTGCAGGGTTTCCAGGGAGAACTCAATGTTGACTGGCGGGATGAACCAGAG CCCAGTGCAACTGAGAAGGTCGACTGGTTTCCAGAATGCACCACAGAGATCCCAGATGCAGATGAGCTGAAGGACTGGTTGATTCTGGGACCA agaaaactaaaaattgAGGATGAAACAGAGTTTTGTACAGAAGATCTTCTTCACACGCTTCTACGGTGCAAG ACGGTGTTTGATGATCTGGAGGGCGAGGAGATGAGGAGAGCCCGAACACGCTCCAACCCTTATGAGACGATCAGAGGAGGAATCTTTCTCAACAG aGCAGCCATGAAAATGGCCAACATCGATCACTGCTTTGACTACATGTTCACCAATCCGAAGGATTCTCAAGGG AAATCCCTGGTGAAGGACCGCGAGGGCGAGCTTCTGTACTTTGGCGACGTCTGTGCCGGGCCCGGTGGCTTTTCAGAGTACATCCTGTGGAGGAAACGCTGGCACGCTAAAGGCTTCGGGATGACGCTGAGAGGGCCGTGCGATTTCAAACTGGAGGATTTCTACGCAGCGCCCAGCGAGTTGTTTGAGCCTTACTATG GTGAGGGTGGAGTGGACGGGGATGGCGACATTACACTGCCTGAAAACGTGACCGCGTTTCGTAACTTTGTCATGGAGAACACAGACAGAAGAGGGCTGCATTTCCTCATGGCAGACGGG GGTTTCTCTGTGGAGGGCCAGGAGAACATCCAGGAGATTCTCAccaagcagctgctgctctgtcaATTCCTCACTGCCCTCTCCACTCTCAGGACAG GTGGACATTTTGTATGTaaaacctttgacctcttcaCTCCTTTCAGCGTGGGTCTGGTGTACCTGCTCTACCTCTGCTTCGACAGAATCTCTCTCTTCAAACCCGTTACCAGCAGGCCAGCCAACTCTGAGAG GTACATCGTGTGCCGCGGTCTGAAACCAGGTTCGGACGCTGTCAGAGAGTACATGTTCAAAATCAACCTGAAACTGAACCAGCTCAGGAACAGGGAAACCGATGTTACAGAGGTGGTTCCACTGAACATCATAAAGGACGACACAGACTTCTTTCAGTTCATGGTCAACTCCAATGAGAG CCTCTGTGTGGTCCAGATTAAGGCCTTGGCTAAGATCCACGCTTACGTCCTGGACCC GTCGCTCTCAGAGCCGAGACAAGCTGACATCAGGAAGGAGTGCTTAAAGCTTTGGGGG GTACCAGACAAAGCCAGAGTCGCTCCTTCTTCATCCGacccaaaaaacaaattttatgagCTGACAAAG AACTCAGATGTTGATGCGTTCCAAAGCAAGGTAACTCCTCTGGACTCCAAGACGCTCAGTAAGCTGCGACAAATTTTTGACTACAGGTGCATTGTGGGAGGTGGAGAGCAGATCTTCCTGCTTGCACTGGGG AAGTCTCAAATATACACGTGGGACGGGAAAATGCCCCTGCGctggaagaaaatggaaaattttaaGCTGGAGCTGCCAAGGGAAACACTCCTCAGTGTGGAGATCGTTCAAGAACTGAAAGGGGAG GGTAAAGCTCAGCGCAGAATCAGTGCTGTCCATGTAATGGATGCACTGATTCTTAATGGTACTGATGTAAGAGATCAGCACTTCAACCAGCG aATCCAGATGGCTGAGAAGTTTGTGAAGGCGGTGGCGAAACCCAGCAGACCAGACATGAACCCGATCAG AGTCAAGGAAGTTTACAGACTAGAGGAAATGGAGAAAATCTTTGTCAG aCTAGAGATGAAGATGACCAAGAGTTCAGGAGGCGTCCCTCGTCTGTCCTACACTGGCAGAGATGACAGGCACTTCCTTCCCACTGGCCTCTATATCATTAAAACTGTCAATG aGCCGTGGACGATGGCATACAGCAAAAACTCAAACAAGAAGTTTTTCTATAACAAGTTAACCAAGGAATCGACTTATGATATGCCACCAAAGGCTGCTGCTCCTTTCCG CGTCTGTCACTCTGAGCGACTCTTCTGGGCCTGGGTGGAAGGTGTCATCGTCCACGATTCTCAGACCCGAACGGACCCAGAGAAACTGTCCAAAGATGAATTTTTAACCTTCATCCATCAACGTCACCAGTACTGA